A single window of Bacteroidota bacterium DNA harbors:
- a CDS encoding PspC domain-containing protein, with product MNKTVTINISGIIFHIEEDAYDKLSKYLSTIKGYFSKTDGGNEIMSDIEARIAEMLQSKTSAVKQVVLMADVDSVIEAMGKPEEFAEGHTEKEEQEEESFQSSEPIKKRLFRDPDNKAVGGVCSGIAAYFDVDIVWIRLAMFLLVFFGGLSLWVYIILWIVIPEAKTTAEKLAMRGEKIDINNISKTVKEEAEQLKQRAKKYGNDLKNNSQDFRNDSRNFFDKLGDFIKDFLIIFSKFFARIIGLVLLIFGVIFMLGLMSSVFGFSIAGTNTEFNDWVNIFFMDRSHYTMGLIGVSLFFGIPFIMMIYGGVKLLFKIHYSNRWLNISAGLIWFVGFIIVLFVGIKTGKDFGEAGKVKEPIKIETERDTLFLTLTKSKELYTRLNLNEEDYDDYDHEGNHVRIHRRHSDYVVANSDKNKLIVGYASLNILPASGDNFELYVIKKARGEDKRAAVARAKSIRYNITQNDSILSFDEIFTVDASNEKFRMQDIQVILKVPRGKVVHLDKSLDGFIYDVENVTNTYDGDMVGRRWIMNINGLECVDCEGIMFDDEHDLPKPPAPPAPPINVEASEANVNIGKDGIKINSKDANVHINDKGINIDTKGDKGNKGDKGEK from the coding sequence ATGAATAAGACAGTAACCATCAATATAAGCGGCATCATTTTTCATATTGAAGAAGACGCTTATGATAAACTCAGTAAATACCTGAGTACAATAAAAGGATACTTCAGTAAAACGGATGGCGGAAACGAAATTATGTCCGACATTGAAGCCCGTATCGCAGAAATGCTTCAAAGCAAAACAAGCGCGGTTAAGCAAGTAGTTTTAATGGCCGATGTAGATTCAGTTATTGAAGCTATGGGGAAACCCGAAGAATTTGCTGAAGGTCATACTGAAAAGGAAGAACAAGAAGAAGAATCTTTCCAATCATCCGAACCAATTAAAAAACGTTTGTTCCGTGATCCGGATAACAAAGCAGTGGGTGGTGTATGCTCCGGTATTGCTGCTTACTTTGATGTGGATATTGTTTGGATCCGTTTGGCGATGTTCTTATTAGTATTCTTCGGAGGACTTTCTTTATGGGTTTACATCATCCTTTGGATTGTTATTCCTGAAGCGAAAACTACTGCTGAAAAATTAGCGATGCGCGGTGAAAAAATTGATATTAATAATATCAGTAAAACCGTTAAGGAAGAAGCTGAGCAATTAAAACAACGTGCCAAAAAATACGGTAACGATTTAAAAAATAATAGTCAGGATTTTCGCAACGATTCACGTAACTTTTTTGACAAGCTGGGCGATTTCATTAAAGACTTTCTTATCATCTTTTCGAAGTTTTTTGCGCGCATCATAGGATTGGTTCTTTTAATTTTTGGTGTGATTTTTATGTTGGGATTAATGTCGAGTGTGTTCGGGTTTTCAATTGCAGGAACCAACACTGAATTTAACGACTGGGTAAACATTTTCTTCATGGATAGAAGTCATTATACCATGGGCTTAATAGGTGTGTCCTTATTCTTCGGTATACCTTTTATAATGATGATTTACGGTGGTGTAAAATTATTGTTCAAAATCCATTACAGTAACCGTTGGTTAAACATTTCGGCGGGATTAATTTGGTTCGTTGGTTTTATCATTGTATTGTTTGTTGGGATTAAAACAGGAAAAGATTTCGGTGAAGCAGGAAAAGTAAAAGAACCTATTAAAATTGAAACTGAGCGCGATACTTTATTCTTAACGCTTACAAAAAGCAAAGAACTTTACACTCGCCTGAATTTAAATGAGGAAGATTACGATGATTACGATCATGAAGGAAATCATGTGAGAATTCACAGACGTCACAGCGACTACGTGGTAGCAAACAGTGATAAAAACAAATTGATAGTTGGTTATGCTTCTTTAAATATTTTACCGGCCAGTGGAGATAACTTTGAGCTGTATGTAATTAAAAAAGCGCGCGGTGAAGATAAACGTGCAGCTGTTGCAAGAGCGAAAAGCATACGTTATAACATCACACAAAACGACAGCATCCTTTCCTTCGATGAAATTTTCACAGTAGATGCATCAAATGAAAAATTCAGAATGCAAGACATTCAGGTTATTTTAAAAGTGCCGCGCGGTAAAGTTGTACACCTCGATAAAAGTTTAGATGGCTTTATTTATGATGTGGAAAATGTTACCAATACTTACGATGGTGACATGGTTGGTCGTCGCTGGATAATGAATATAAACGGGTTGGAGTGTGTGGATTGCGAAGGTATAATGTTTGATGATGAACATGATCTCCCAAAACCTCCGGCACCACCTGCTCCTCCCATCAATGTGGAAGCTTCTGAAGCAAACGTAAATATCGGTAAGGATGGAATAAAAATTAACTCGAAAGATGCGAATGTTCACATTAATGATAAAGGAATAAACATCGATACCAAAGGCGATAAAGGTAACAAAGGTGATAAGGGTGAAAAATAA
- a CDS encoding PadR family transcriptional regulator: MSVNSENTRAQMRKGVLELCILSILSKGDAYPTEIIDKLKETKLVVVEGTLYPLLTRLKNTGLLAYRWEESTSGPPRKYYKLTEIGEQYLKEVQQSWFELVDIVNKTIDQQKN, translated from the coding sequence ATGTCAGTAAATTCAGAGAACACAAGAGCGCAAATGCGAAAAGGTGTTCTTGAACTATGCATACTTTCTATCCTTTCTAAAGGTGATGCGTATCCAACCGAAATCATCGATAAATTAAAGGAAACAAAGTTAGTTGTAGTTGAAGGCACCCTCTACCCGCTGCTCACCCGATTAAAAAATACAGGACTGCTTGCTTACCGATGGGAAGAAAGCACCTCCGGACCACCACGCAAATACTACAAACTCACCGAAATCGGAGAGCAGTATTTAAAAGAAGTTCAGCAATCGTGGTTTGAACTGGTAGACATAGTAAATAAAACAATTGATCAACAAAAAAATTAA
- a CDS encoding TerC family protein, with the protein MHDYSQDLNALLSLKGLISLLTLSVLEIVLGIDNIIFISITADRLPKIHQQKARRIGLALALIVRCILLFSIGWIASLKDPLFHLGIYGVSGRGLILFLGGLFLLYKTWMEINEKVEGEDHEITSKKGSATFKSVVFQIVLIDIVFSFDSILTAVGLSGNILIMITAVIIAMILMMLFSGVVAEFINRNPGIKTIALSFLLVIGGILVAEAVADAYNFTVTHDHHVEINKNYAYVALGFALMVELFNMREKRIKREKDFDPDKVSENKQD; encoded by the coding sequence ATGCACGATTACTCACAGGATTTAAATGCCTTATTAAGCCTAAAAGGCCTTATTTCATTACTTACTTTATCGGTTCTAGAAATTGTACTCGGTATAGATAATATCATTTTCATATCCATTACTGCCGACCGACTTCCGAAGATTCATCAGCAAAAAGCCCGCCGTATAGGTTTAGCACTAGCGCTTATTGTGAGATGTATATTGTTATTTTCTATAGGATGGATTGCTTCTTTAAAAGATCCATTATTTCATTTAGGAATTTATGGTGTATCGGGTAGGGGATTGATTTTATTTTTAGGAGGTTTATTTCTACTCTATAAAACCTGGATGGAAATTAATGAGAAGGTGGAAGGCGAGGATCATGAAATAACTTCGAAAAAAGGAAGTGCTACGTTTAAATCGGTGGTATTTCAAATTGTATTAATTGATATAGTTTTTTCTTTCGATTCTATATTAACGGCTGTTGGATTATCAGGCAATATTTTGATTATGATTACTGCTGTTATTATCGCGATGATTTTAATGATGTTGTTTTCAGGTGTAGTAGCTGAGTTCATTAATCGAAATCCCGGTATCAAAACTATCGCCTTGTCTTTCTTATTAGTTATTGGAGGAATTCTTGTTGCGGAGGCAGTAGCGGATGCTTATAATTTTACAGTAACACACGATCACCATGTTGAAATTAATAAGAATTACGCCTATGTAGCGCTTGGCTTTGCTTTAATGGTAGAGTTATTTAATATGCGTGAAAAACGCATTAAACGCGAGAAAGATTTTGATCCCGATAAAGTAAGTGAGAATAAACAGGATTAA
- a CDS encoding PspC domain-containing protein, whose protein sequence is MIKGIVSWFEEQAFGVCEWWGKKLGIKTTKIRMYFIYLSFFTFGSPVIIYFIMAFILEHKNYFKPLYTRNKRRSVWDLEF, encoded by the coding sequence ATGATAAAAGGAATTGTATCTTGGTTTGAAGAACAAGCGTTTGGAGTGTGTGAATGGTGGGGCAAAAAACTTGGCATTAAAACCACAAAAATCAGAATGTACTTTATCTACCTTTCGTTTTTTACGTTTGGGAGTCCGGTTATAATTTATTTTATAATGGCATTTATACTGGAACACAAAAATTATTTTAAGCCGTTATATACACGCAACAAGAGAAGAAGCGTGTGGGATTTGGAATTTTAA
- a CDS encoding DUF2851 family protein, producing MKEDLLQFIWQYKLFDHTNLLTVNKQPIHILNPGELNKDSGPDFFNAKIQIGDIILAGNVEVHVNAGDWNKHGHQDDPAYKNIILHVVYNNDSEIKSIQNIEVLELKNHISYNLIKKYESLVNSKKALACAGQIGKLDSLKIQSWLNRMLIERLEKKTEYIQKQFEQCKNDYSQTFYLTLAKNFGFKTNAEPFENLARHLPLSLLLKHSDNLFQIEALLFGTAGLLDKSYKDKYLQRLQNEFEFLKNKYGLVPLNAGVWKFMRMRPANFPSVRMWQLAKLIHHSPNLFSEPQHFNSIKKLSEVLQHEPEGYWQTHYNPGGKPQQKIGAMGLQSIENILINTIAPFLFFYGKQSANEYLKQAALESFEGTDFESNVKTRYFTKEGLNFNSSGESQALINLFDNYCKNKQCLKCGIASQLLIKP from the coding sequence ATGAAAGAGGATTTATTGCAATTTATATGGCAATATAAATTATTTGATCACACGAACCTGCTTACGGTTAACAAGCAACCCATACATATTCTGAATCCCGGTGAGTTAAATAAGGATTCGGGGCCTGATTTCTTTAATGCTAAAATTCAAATCGGTGACATTATTCTAGCCGGTAATGTGGAAGTTCATGTAAATGCCGGCGATTGGAATAAACATGGTCATCAAGATGACCCTGCATATAAAAATATCATCTTACATGTGGTTTATAACAACGATTCTGAAATAAAATCCATTCAAAACATTGAAGTACTTGAATTAAAAAATCATATTAGTTACAATCTGATTAAAAAATATGAATCACTGGTTAATTCAAAAAAAGCATTGGCGTGTGCGGGACAAATCGGGAAACTAGACTCTTTAAAAATTCAAAGCTGGTTAAACAGAATGCTCATCGAAAGGCTAGAGAAAAAAACCGAATACATTCAAAAGCAATTTGAGCAATGTAAAAACGATTACTCACAAACCTTTTACTTAACGCTTGCCAAAAACTTTGGTTTTAAAACTAACGCAGAACCATTCGAGAATTTAGCACGTCACTTACCCTTAAGTTTACTGCTAAAACATTCTGATAATCTATTTCAGATAGAGGCCTTGCTATTTGGAACGGCCGGACTACTCGACAAGAGTTACAAGGATAAATACCTGCAACGATTACAAAACGAGTTTGAGTTTTTAAAAAACAAATATGGTTTAGTGCCTTTAAATGCCGGCGTTTGGAAATTCATGCGCATGCGCCCGGCCAATTTTCCAAGTGTTCGAATGTGGCAACTGGCAAAATTGATTCATCATTCTCCAAACTTGTTTTCTGAACCACAACACTTCAATTCAATTAAAAAACTAAGCGAAGTATTGCAACATGAACCGGAAGGTTATTGGCAAACGCATTACAATCCGGGGGGAAAGCCGCAACAAAAAATCGGCGCGATGGGTCTTCAATCAATAGAAAATATTTTAATTAATACCATTGCACCGTTTTTATTCTTCTACGGCAAACAAAGCGCGAATGAATATTTAAAACAAGCTGCGTTGGAAAGTTTTGAAGGCACTGATTTTGAATCGAATGTTAAAACACGTTATTTCACCAAAGAAGGTTTAAACTTCAACAGCTCAGGAGAAAGTCAGGCTTTAATTAACTTATTTGATAATTATTGTAAAAATAAACAGTGCTTAAAGTGTGGAATTGCCTCACAACTCTTGATAAAACCCTAA
- a CDS encoding YdcF family protein → MFFFLSKVLTFLFSPLVWFFFLIIWAFKTKVEGRRKKLFITSLSILYICSNSFIIDELARAWEPVTPDYYMTEEKYDVAIVLGGIGRIDERQQRFDFGYSGDRLFQTLELYHRGRVKQILFSGGSGSIRFPEHKEALYVKKYLNTIHIPDSALIIESQSKNTYENAVFSKKILDSLKFNGNILLVTSGYHMPRSMATFEKAGYTNITPYITNRISGLRRFDWDHCLIPNPEALQTLNFLIHEWIGYLVYKLKGYA, encoded by the coding sequence ATGTTTTTCTTTTTATCCAAAGTATTAACATTCCTGTTTTCACCGCTGGTTTGGTTTTTTTTCCTGATTATATGGGCTTTTAAAACTAAAGTGGAAGGCCGTCGCAAAAAGCTATTTATTACAAGTTTATCCATACTCTACATTTGTTCTAATTCGTTTATAATCGATGAACTGGCACGTGCCTGGGAACCGGTTACTCCCGATTATTACATGACTGAAGAAAAGTACGATGTAGCCATTGTATTGGGGGGGATAGGCCGCATTGATGAGCGTCAGCAACGCTTCGATTTTGGTTATTCGGGCGACAGACTGTTTCAAACCTTGGAATTGTACCATAGAGGAAGAGTTAAACAGATTTTGTTTTCAGGAGGCAGTGGCAGTATTCGCTTTCCCGAACATAAAGAAGCCTTATATGTAAAAAAATATCTAAACACCATTCATATTCCTGATTCTGCACTTATAATAGAATCACAATCCAAAAACACTTATGAGAATGCCGTTTTTAGCAAAAAGATACTGGATAGCTTAAAATTTAATGGAAATATCCTATTGGTGACCTCCGGTTATCATATGCCACGTTCGATGGCTACATTTGAAAAAGCAGGATATACAAACATTACGCCATACATCACGAATCGCATTAGCGGACTAAGACGTTTTGATTGGGATCATTGCTTAATTCCAAATCCGGAAGCACTACAAACTCTAAATTTCTTAATTCATGAGTGGATTGGTTACTTAGTTTATAAACTAAAAGGCTATGCGTAA
- a CDS encoding aminopeptidase has protein sequence MSFKAILKISIHLLLWLMMFLASLFHSTGVYLANQAIGQIKILNGKQSFEDYIKEVNPDKKELDNLNLIMEIKRYSEDSLGFKPTKNFTQIYNHNNDPLLWVVSASEKYSIKAFYWSFPIVGEVSYKGFFTKEKALIEKNRLICLGYDVDVRPVSAWSTLGWFSDPVLSGMLSRSKGWLCNLIFHELFHATYYAPSSVDYNENLASFIAHKATLQFLITDTAALNAYQKSYSDNKIIDDYTTHVITSLNRFYDSISNVSNGSRLILKQQKIFHLLNGYRDLPIEGKDKVNRICEQIKSSGNAWFVDFEQYNALQDSLERDFNKIYKSNLREMVQSLK, from the coding sequence ATGTCTTTTAAAGCCATTTTGAAAATATCCATACACCTATTGCTTTGGCTCATGATGTTTTTAGCATCCTTATTTCATTCAACCGGTGTTTATTTGGCAAATCAAGCCATCGGTCAAATAAAGATTCTTAATGGAAAGCAAAGTTTTGAAGATTATATTAAAGAAGTAAATCCGGATAAAAAGGAACTCGATAATTTAAATTTAATCATGGAGATTAAGCGCTACTCCGAGGATTCATTGGGATTTAAACCAACCAAAAATTTTACACAAATCTACAACCACAACAATGACCCTTTGTTATGGGTTGTTTCAGCCTCCGAAAAGTATTCTATCAAAGCTTTTTACTGGTCTTTTCCAATTGTTGGCGAAGTTTCATACAAAGGTTTCTTTACAAAGGAAAAAGCATTGATTGAAAAAAACAGACTGATTTGTCTTGGATATGATGTAGATGTTCGTCCGGTTTCAGCTTGGTCAACCCTAGGTTGGTTTAGCGACCCGGTTTTAAGCGGCATGTTAAGCAGAAGTAAAGGTTGGTTGTGCAATTTAATTTTTCATGAATTATTTCACGCCACTTATTACGCACCGAGCTCTGTAGATTACAATGAGAATTTAGCTTCGTTTATTGCGCATAAAGCCACCTTGCAATTTTTAATTACTGATACTGCAGCCTTAAATGCCTACCAAAAGTCATACTCCGACAACAAAATCATTGATGATTATACAACTCATGTTATTACTTCTCTCAATCGGTTTTATGATAGTATTTCGAATGTATCAAATGGCAGCAGATTAATTCTAAAACAGCAAAAGATATTTCATTTACTCAATGGATACCGTGATTTACCAATTGAAGGAAAGGATAAGGTTAACAGGATATGTGAGCAGATTAAATCCTCGGGTAATGCTTGGTTCGTTGATTTTGAACAGTATAATGCTTTGCAGGATTCTCTAGAGAGGGATTTTAACAAAATTTATAAATCCAACCTCCGGGAAATGGTACAATCTTTGAAATAA
- a CDS encoding DUF5106 domain-containing protein, whose protein sequence is MKKALTILSFFTLTNVFSQGGYEIKVSIKNFTDSVAYLAKYNFGKQYLVDTCKKVQKGTIVFKGKMDLDKGVYFLVNQQKGHMFDFLLNENTKLNFTSDMADLQYNLKSVGSKENEDFFAYTRFYMDKNKAFAELREKTKGMSKEDSTKFISEKVKVFSDEVAKFEKDVTAAQKGKFFGDWLNLKAEKEVKDADMPRLKNATDSAFYRFNYYKNHYWDGINFSDDRLLRTQFLETRVNKYFDQLIQQLGPDSVIVEMDKILKMCPPQSEMFKYMFVYFMVNYENHKLMGFDKVFVHLVDNYIRTKKAGGIYDEKTVEKIIEKSDKIKPLLIGSIAPELMLIDTINGKIVNKMGFDTAQTSESVTKLYYANMQKITPMYKPLSSIKAKYTVLIFWDVECGHCQTEMPKLVEVYHELKKKTDVQVVAVYTLQEFEKWRKYLISKKLDFINLYDPVYINNMKNKYDIFSTPKVFILDEKKTIIAKHMPVDKIPELIEIHEKKFKTN, encoded by the coding sequence ATGAAAAAAGCTCTTACAATTTTATCCTTTTTTACTTTGACAAATGTTTTTTCGCAAGGCGGATATGAAATCAAAGTGTCCATAAAAAATTTTACGGATTCCGTGGCTTATCTGGCGAAGTATAATTTCGGAAAGCAATACTTAGTTGACACCTGCAAAAAAGTACAAAAGGGAACGATTGTTTTTAAAGGGAAAATGGATCTCGACAAAGGCGTTTACTTCCTGGTGAACCAGCAAAAAGGACATATGTTTGATTTTCTCTTGAACGAGAATACCAAGCTTAATTTCACTTCTGACATGGCCGATTTGCAGTATAATTTGAAATCTGTCGGCTCTAAGGAAAATGAAGATTTCTTTGCGTATACACGTTTTTACATGGATAAAAACAAAGCTTTCGCTGAATTAAGAGAGAAAACGAAGGGTATGAGTAAGGAAGATTCAACGAAATTTATCAGTGAAAAGGTAAAAGTGTTTTCCGATGAAGTGGCCAAATTTGAGAAGGATGTAACAGCTGCCCAAAAAGGAAAGTTTTTTGGTGACTGGTTGAATTTAAAAGCCGAAAAGGAAGTAAAAGATGCTGATATGCCACGTTTAAAAAACGCTACCGACTCAGCTTTTTACCGTTTTAATTATTATAAGAATCATTATTGGGATGGGATTAATTTTTCGGATGATCGTTTGTTACGTACTCAGTTTTTGGAAACCCGCGTAAATAAATATTTTGATCAGCTCATTCAGCAGTTAGGTCCGGATTCGGTTATCGTTGAGATGGACAAAATCTTAAAAATGTGTCCACCACAGAGCGAAATGTTTAAATACATGTTCGTTTATTTTATGGTGAATTACGAAAATCATAAACTGATGGGATTCGATAAAGTGTTTGTTCATTTGGTAGACAATTACATCAGAACTAAAAAGGCCGGAGGCATTTACGATGAAAAAACAGTTGAGAAGATCATTGAGAAATCAGATAAAATAAAACCATTATTGATTGGCTCCATTGCGCCGGAGTTAATGTTGATTGATACTATCAATGGTAAAATTGTAAATAAAATGGGATTTGATACGGCACAAACTTCTGAGTCGGTAACAAAATTATATTATGCTAACATGCAAAAAATCACTCCCATGTATAAACCGCTTTCGTCTATAAAAGCGAAGTATACGGTGCTTATTTTTTGGGATGTGGAGTGCGGTCATTGCCAGACGGAGATGCCTAAATTGGTGGAGGTTTATCATGAGTTAAAGAAAAAGACCGATGTACAAGTTGTAGCGGTGTATACCTTGCAGGAATTTGAAAAATGGCGCAAATATCTAATTTCTAAAAAGCTTGATTTCATCAATCTTTATGATCCGGTTTACATAAATAACATGAAAAACAAGTACGACATTTTCTCTACACCAAAGGTGTTTATTCTGGATGAAAAGAAAACGATAATCGCTAAGCATATGCCGGTAGATAAAATACCGGAATTGATAGAAATTCACGAAAAGAAATTTAAAACCAATTAA
- a CDS encoding DUF5106 domain-containing protein, which produces MKKLLIAFSALLSSQLVAQGGYDIKISIKGNTDTVAYLAKYTFDKPYIVDTCKKVNKGNIVFKGKKDLDKGVYFLVSQEKVRYFDFFINESSKLSITTDAADFVKNLKAPGSKENEEFFKYINYITERNQEFGKLREQTKGKSKEDSTNFMKEKSAELNKAVMKFDQEFMNSHTGTFLYDVLNLKTEKELKEIPKASNGRPDSIAVYKYYKTHFWDGVNFKDDRVLRTPFFADRLKRYFNNVIIQMPDTITTEINKIMKQCNPESDMFKFLLAYFMPTYEQSKIMGFDKVFCDLVDTYIRTGMAKGVYDETTSKKIAERVDILRPLLLGSQAPDLLMIDTVNAKITNKMGFDTAKTSSSVTKLYYDNAQKLTALFTTLYSVKAKWTLLVFWDVDCGHCKTEMPKLKEAYAEMKSKYDLKIFAVYTQHEYDKWRKYLIENKLDFMNVYDPVHINNIKTKYDIFSTPVIYLLDKDKKIKAKRLSVDQAVEMIKVFDKQEK; this is translated from the coding sequence ATGAAAAAACTATTAATAGCATTCTCCGCTCTTTTATCATCACAACTTGTTGCGCAAGGTGGTTACGATATTAAAATTTCTATTAAGGGAAATACAGATACCGTAGCTTATCTGGCAAAGTATACCTTCGATAAACCATATATTGTAGATACTTGCAAAAAAGTAAACAAGGGAAATATTGTATTTAAAGGTAAAAAGGACCTCGATAAAGGCGTTTACTTTTTAGTTAGTCAGGAAAAGGTGAGGTATTTTGACTTTTTTATAAATGAATCTTCTAAACTCAGCATTACAACGGATGCGGCTGATTTTGTAAAAAATTTAAAAGCGCCGGGCTCTAAGGAGAATGAAGAATTTTTTAAATACATCAATTATATCACAGAACGCAATCAGGAGTTTGGGAAATTAAGAGAGCAAACTAAAGGTAAATCAAAGGAAGATTCAACAAACTTCATGAAAGAAAAATCAGCTGAATTGAATAAGGCCGTGATGAAGTTTGATCAGGAATTCATGAACTCACATACCGGAACATTTTTATACGATGTTTTAAACTTGAAAACCGAGAAGGAACTAAAGGAAATTCCTAAAGCCAGTAATGGTCGTCCGGATAGCATCGCCGTTTACAAATATTATAAAACCCATTTTTGGGATGGGGTGAACTTTAAAGACGATCGTGTTTTGCGTACACCATTTTTCGCGGATCGTTTAAAGCGTTATTTCAATAACGTAATTATTCAAATGCCTGATACCATTACTACCGAAATTAATAAAATAATGAAGCAGTGTAATCCTGAGAGTGATATGTTTAAATTTTTGTTGGCTTACTTTATGCCAACGTATGAGCAAAGTAAAATCATGGGTTTTGATAAAGTGTTTTGTGATTTAGTTGATACATACATAAGAACCGGAATGGCTAAAGGTGTTTACGATGAAACTACAAGTAAAAAGATAGCCGAGAGAGTTGATATTTTGCGGCCACTTTTATTGGGGTCTCAGGCTCCGGATTTATTGATGATTGATACGGTGAATGCAAAAATCACCAATAAAATGGGATTTGACACTGCTAAAACAAGTTCTAGTGTTACCAAGTTGTATTACGATAACGCGCAAAAACTCACTGCATTATTCACAACACTTTATTCAGTTAAAGCTAAGTGGACCTTATTAGTATTCTGGGATGTAGATTGCGGTCATTGTAAAACCGAAATGCCAAAGTTAAAAGAAGCCTATGCTGAAATGAAAAGCAAGTACGATTTAAAAATTTTCGCCGTTTATACACAACACGAATACGATAAATGGAGAAAGTATTTGATTGAAAACAAACTCGACTTCATGAACGTGTATGATCCGGTGCATATTAATAACATTAAAACTAAATACGATATTTTCTCCACTCCGGTCATCTATCTGTTAGATAAAGACAAAAAGATTAAGGCGAAGCGCCTCTCGGTGGATCAAGCAGTGGAAATGATAAAAGTGTTTGATAAGCAAGAAAAATAA